CACGCTGACAGGCGCGCCAGGAGCCATCATTGGGCGGCCGTTCGCGGCTTGGTTTGAAAGCCGCGGGACGCTTCCGGGCGTAGAGGAGTGGGTGTCTCTGATCCGTAGCGCGCGGTTTGTCCTGACGGACTCGTTCCATACGACGGCTTTCGCGATCCTGTTTCGACGCCCCTTCCTGGTGTTAGCTTGGGCAGACGCCTCGGCGGCACGTAATGACCGGCTGGTCTCGTTGCTAGAGCGGCTTGGTCTGTCCGAGCGGATTGTGTATGTATGGGATGAGTCAGTCGTGCGGCGGCTCGAGCAGACGCCGATCGACTGGGAGGCGGTCGAGGTACGGTTGGCGCGTTGGCAAGCTGACAGCCGTCGTTTCTTGCAGCAGGCGTTAACATGAGTCTTGTGTGGGCATATGAGTGATATCCCCCCCGTTGCGATTTTTGGCTTTATCAGGCCGCATACCACGGCGCAGGTCTTCGCGCGTGTCCGTGAGGCTCGACCGAAGCGGCTGTTCCTCTGCCTGGACGCGCCGCGCCCGGAGCGTCCTGATGATCTGGCGAAGTATCAGGAGGTGCGCGCGATCTTCGATCAGGTGGACTGGCCCTGCGAGGTG
Above is a window of Lentisphaerota bacterium DNA encoding:
- a CDS encoding glycosyltransferase family 2 protein, whose product is MSDIPPVAIFGFIRPHTTAQVFARVREARPKRLFLCLDAPRPERPDDLAKYQEVRAIFDQVDWPCEV